In Piliocolobus tephrosceles isolate RC106 unplaced genomic scaffold, ASM277652v3 unscaffolded_15517, whole genome shotgun sequence, the sequence aagtattttcttATGTAAGCAATTTTATAAACAGTAGTTATACTTAGCCCTAGTTTTTTCTAGACTAGCTCTCTAAACTTATATGCAGCTTCACTTTAGTGGTTAAGACAATGAATTCTGGAACCAGACTACCTAGATTCAAACCCTCGCCTCTCTATTAACTAGATGTGTGACCTTTGACAAGTTACACTTACCTCTCTGTTTCCTCACTTGAAAACTGAGTTAACAATACCAGCTACCAATAgaattgttttgaggattaaatggataATACATGCCTTGTAAGCAACTATTTTCTAAGCTGCTATGATAACCATTTAATAATTTGGCCACTGCGTACAATTTAAGCAAACTCGATCACCACCTGTAGTCTTGTTCGTATAACATATACTGCTGGGGGCGATGCTTTCTTACCTATGTCTTCTGTTTCCAGGTGGCGGAGCTTCCATTAGAGCAACAATTCTTAACCTGGGGTCTGTTGACACTTTCAGGGGACCCATTAacttattaataagaaaaaaaccttaCATTGTAATTTTACCCgacttcttcttcatcttcttttttttttttttttttttgagacagagtttcactcttgttacccaggctggagtgcactggtgcgatcttggcttgccacaacctccgcctcccaggttcaagtgattctcctgcctcagcctcccgagtagctgggattacaggcatgcactaccatgcatggctaattttgtatttttagtagagacggcgtttctccatgttggtcaggctggtctcgaactcccgacctcaggtgatccacccgccttggcctcccaaagtgctgggattacaggcgtgagccaccacgcctggccattttaTCTGACTTCTAACTGAAATGCAGTATTTCCTGCAAGTATGAATATAGACAACAAACTGCAGTATTACCAGTGTCTATAAATTTGTAGCTAATAGAAGTCAGAGATATTTTCTTATGAAATTTCACTTGTTGCAGATATCTCAAAATATCATTTAAGCTCATCACTACTTCAAAATTATGGTAGTAATTAGTCCCATTGTTGTCTTATTATTTAATGCATTAATAAAGGAACACATAGATTATTTATCATGAATGTATTTACAGTATATACTTTCAGGGTTGTATTTTAGTGTAACTGGCTTCCTTTGTAAtaccatgtattttatttcatgcccttaaaaatgttattttgaggctggcatggtagctcatgcctgcaatcccagaactctgggaggcctaggtgggtggatcgcttgagctctcgagtttgagaccagcctgggcagcatgtcaaaaccctgtctctacaaacaaaaacaaaaacaaaaaattagccgggtatgatggtgTGCGCCTTTAGTctcaactactccagaggctgaggtaggaggatggcttgagcccaggaggtggaggtggcagtgggccaagatcacaccactgcactctagtctgggcaatagagtcagaacttgtctcaaaaaaaaaaaaaaaaaagaaaaaaaatgttgttttgagAAAGGATCCATGGGCTTCACCAAATACTAAAGAGGCCTATTGTCTAGGGGTTAAGAAGCTCTTCATTAGAGTAAAGTGGGCTCTCCCTGCCCACTCAGTTCTCCCCAGTGGGGTGGCCAGGATCATGGGAGGGATCTGCAGCCCACAGCAGCCCTGCCTCCAGCCCTGCCTGTGAGTGAGGAAGCCAGATCTAAATTATGTCCTTGAATATATGAGCATCACTAATAAAGAGATATATTGATGTCCAGCTGTTTGCTGGATCCCTCTCTTTTGCAGCTGGTGTCAACCTATGGCAGAGGCGTCACGTATAAGCTCCCCTCAAGTGCCAACATACAGCGAAATGACAGACTGCCATCTGTCATTTCGTCCACGTCATGGGGTCTCTGCAACCATATTGTGAGCCCCCTGGGACAGGCCTACGTCTTGCCCTCAGTGAGGCAGTAAAGAGGGTAGTGTGGGAAAGAATGTGGTCTCTGACCCCAGGAAGCTTGGGTCCAAATCTGGGCTCTGACACTTTGCAGCTGGGTGATTGTGAACAAATTACTTAAGCGCCCCATGCCTTGTTTTATAATTGTAAGTGGTTTTTGCAAGAACTCAGTGAGTGAAACATGTAAAAGGGAATAGTGTCTAGCACGTAGAAAGAACAGAGGGGAAAAGATTCTATATTTTATGCCTATGTGTTTATCAGGATGCAATGAAAGCAGCTAAGTACATTTTCCCAGCAGATGAAATACTAAAGTCCTGGAgatgaagaattattttaattagattttatggaaaaatatatttcatggcTTGCAATACTACTAAGACTGTATCAAAGTAGTCCTCTATCTTACCAGTAAGAATAAAATCAGCTTTCTCTAACCAACAGGTTGTCTTGGTAACATTTCAGGGAGGCAGCATGCAACAAAAATGAACGACAATATTGGTATTAGCTGACAGGTGGGAGAAATGGAAGTGGGACCCGGAAGACAGCCTGTTTACTAAGATGTTACCGTTGCTTTTAAGAGATAAGTTTCTTAGAATTGGGTGTTTTTCCCAAAACAGAAATCTAATACAGAATGACAGCTATTTAAACTTGTCACTTATAAATAAGTACAAATTCTCTGTGCAGATACAAATATCTGTACTTCCTGGGTTGGTCAATACTTTTCTCTTGCAATCTTATTTCTATCATCACCTTGGTCTGCGTCCTGGTCTCTGACTTGGGGTAGGGCAATAAGCCACTAAAATATTGAGCCTGCCtctattaggttagtgcaaaactGTGCTTCTtgacattaaaagtaatggcaaaaactggccaggtgcagtggctcgcacctgtaatcccatcactttgggaggctgaggcaggtggatcacctgagatcaggagtttgagaccagcctggccaacatggtgaaaccccatcactactaaaaatacaaaaaaatcagtcaggtgtggtggcacatgcctgtaatcccagctactagggagactgaggcaggagaattgcttgaatccaggaggtggaggttgcagtgagtcgagatcgtgccactacactccagcctgggcaacaagagtgaaaactccatctaaaaaaccaaaaaacaaaacaaaacaacacaaaaaacaagtaatggcaagaaccacaattacttttgcaccaagctatttctcattctttctattGTGTACTCATCTATTGACATTTCATTATTCTGTAAATCTAGCTTAAATTGCTGAAGGACACAATGAGATGAGGCTTGAATAAAATCTTGGTCCTAAAGaggcatttttacttttctttggtCTGTCTTCTCCCCCATCTCCAACATTACTATGGAAAATCCTCCTTCTATAGgtgtttaaataaatacatactctGGGGTTTCATTTCAAGGGTTATATTCTTTCCTCTTCATCATTGTGGCAGTTGCATCCAATTATCAACCATGTTGAGGATCATTATAAGGAAATAAAGACCACCAAATGATAATCAGAAACAAAACTCAAATTTATTTGCCTACCTGGGAAGGGAAGGTCACATCACTGAAGCACAAATTTGGCTGCTATCTCCATGTACCACTTGAAAgaagcagaaggcaaaggagaaagcTACACCAAATTTGGTGATATATGGAGTTCAGGTCACTGCTTAGCTCTGAAGGCCATGCATAAACTCTTCTCTACAACTGGTCATTGCACTGGTTCGCTTCTTAAAAGTGCAGGCACCATTCCCAGTTATGTTCAGGCTGCTCTGATGGACTTGGTGTCAGTTGAGAAATTCGATGTGTTTGCTTGAAGTTGGTCAAATCTTTAACAGCATCGGTAGCGCATTAGTAAAAGGGTTCACCAAGTAAGATTCACTGGATACCTGTCTCTTTACTGATGTCTTTTGGAACCGCCAGATCAAATTTCCTTCTATTTCGTTAAGGCAAAAAACTGAGAAATATACATGTGTACCTAGAAAAACAAGTATTACACAGGGTGCCCTTCAAGGTTGTAAAAGAGCAAAATATGAGGTGCTAGAATAGATGCTTGTACATGAAAGTTGACAGCAGCTCTATGCACAGCgcccaaaaggtagaaacaacccaagtgtccatcatcAGATGacttaataaacaaaaatgtgctaTACACAAACAATGGAATGTTATTGAAccacagaaaggaataaagtagCAATACATTTTACAACATGGAAGAACTTCAAAAAACATTATGCCGagtgaaagaggccagacacaaaagaccacatactgtaTGACTACATTTACAGGAAATATTtaggtaaatccatagaaacagaaagcaaattggtggttgccagaggctgggggtgtGAAGATGACAAGCTAGTGCTTAATGGATACACAGACTTCTCggtgggtgatgaaaatgttttggaaacagAAGGGGTAGTTGTATAACAtcatgaatgtactaaatgccactttACAACTGTACTTTACAATGGTTGGTTGTTCTGTGATTACCCcttagttgttaaaaaaaaaaaggaaaaagaaaggtaaaacaaAAGCACACAAAAGTTCATGTTTCTTTGAGTCTCACTGCaatgagggaaaaaatgaggGAGCAGAAACGGCTGAACAACTGATGATGACGcatcaacaaagagaaaaagacaaagaaaaagacgGGGGTTCTACTTAAGAAACAAGgctacaaatatttgaaaagcaaacCAATAAAATGGATTTTCAAATGTTTCACTATTAACTTCTTGCAAACaaactacaaaaaatgtaaatgatcttATAAAGAGAGAGCACACAAAACATCCAAGAAGAGCCTTTTCAAAGCCAGTGAGAGAGCCTCACTCTGTGGTGCACTAGGTGCAGACAGGGCCTTTGAAAGGGCAGGGGACTGTCACACAAGCAAATCTGCCACTAATTCCATTCCACAGCTTTGGAAGTCTCCCATGTACTCAATTGCAGTGTAACAAGCATCACTGTACtgtactttcttttcatttttcaaaatgaatgtgtaataattccattccatatattGTGCATAAACCTATTAATCTAAATACAATTACACTCCTTCAGAATTCTTCTGAAAGAGGTTTCTCAGAGTTCATAGGTCACTTTCATATATATTATGAAcagggaaacatttttaaaaagcaatgaccTTCATGGGACATGAGACAGCAGGGATAGATCgtgaggacattatgccaagtgagaTAAGCCACTCACCAAGGGACAAATGCCATATGATTCCACTTCCATGAAGTGGCCAGGGTGGTGAACTCATAAAGAAAGCAGAACGGTGGCTGCCAGGGACTGGGCAAGGGAGAATGGGGAGCTGGTATTCAATGGGCATGAGTTTCAGTGTTGTAAGATGGTCTGGAAACCTGCGGCACAACTGTGGGGGTGGACTTAATACTATTGAACCGCGCACTTAAAACAGTTAAGGTGGTCCATTTTAGATTATATGTTTTtaccaccattaaaaaaaatttaaattgtgctcttcttgttaaaatattaacttaaaattaaaatcttgttaaaatattaacttaACATTGTTGGTATTGCCATCTTATGGCTTTAGAGAAATTATACACTTCACAAGTTTAAACTCAACTTGGTTAGGATTTGGatactttaaaatactatattaaaaCTAATTGTATCAACAGCAACGACAACAAAAGGAGTAACTTAAGCAAAACAATGCTCCTTTAGGAGATCACTtccctgtttctaaataaaaatcaGTGGATTGTGCTTCTGTGTAaaagtgtgtattttaaaatgtaaaataccaaaacatgaggaaaaaaaaacaaaactcaagtaAAAACTGGGAATTCATTTGGGTCAGTGCTCCTGTGCTTTTAAAAGAGAGACAAACTACCACAAGCCTCAGGGCGCTGGAGGGGTTGGCTTGCCTCCCTTCGTCTGAACTACAGACTGGCTCGCTGCTTGCCCACCAGGATGTGGCTGCACTATCGGAACAGCGCCTGTTGCCAAAAACACTGGCTGCTGCAGGACTCTCAACTGCTGCGTCTGGAGCTGGATCGGCTGTCCCTGTGGCTGTGGTTGTGGCTGCAGCGGCTGTGGCTgcggctgcagcagcagcagcagcggctgTGGctgcggcagcagcagcagcggctgTGGCTgcggctgcagcagcagcagcagcggctgtggctgtggctgcagcagcagcagcagcggctgtggctgtggctgctgcCTCAAGACAGAGGGGAGCTGGATACCCTGCTGAGGAACCTGGGCAGAGCCAAGTAGACCCAACAcagctgcctggggctggggctgtaGACCACTACCTGCGCCAGTGGGGTTCACGTTAAGAAGTTGCTGAGCACAGAAGGCCTGCCCTTGAGTGCTCAAACCTAGTGCGGAACCCTGTGGCCCTGGCTGAGGACAGTGAGCAGCTGTGGGCTGCTGGAGCTGCTGCAGGGAAACCAGCTGATGGAACTGCTGCTGCGGGCTGGTCAGAACCATGGATCCCTGTGGAACCTGGAGGAGTGTCAGGGGCCTGAGACCTTCAGGAGTATTTAGGAAAAATTGAAGGGGTGCTTGAGAAGATGCCTGTGCTGCACTGGGCCTTGCATCTAGTAGTGGACCTCCTGAGGACTGAAGGCCACTGCCACTGATTCCCGCAGGAGCTGGGCCACCCAAGCCAGAGGCCTGCACAGGCTCGAAACTGCTACCCAAAGCCTGGGCTCTGCGGACTGGGCCCTCCACGTTGACGGCCTTCGGGCCAGTGGAGCCTGTACTGACCTGAATGGCTGGGGCTATTTTTACGAATCTGGTTGGGGGCCGGGCAGCTGGACGGGGCCTGCTAGCTTGAATGAGACACACAGAGGGCTTCTGAGAATGACTTggtgctgctgccgctgctgccgCAGCAGCAGGGGCAGCAGCAACAGAAGCGGCAGCGGCAgcggcaggaggaggaggaggaggaggaggaggaggagcaggaggagcaggaggagcagcagcagcagcagctgctgctgttgCCACAGGAAATGGACGCTTAAGAGAGCTGCCTGCCTGTTGTGGGGGAAAACTGTTACTTGAGGAATTCTTTCCTGAGCTTGAGGGAAGTTGGGTGCAGAGAGGTGGatgtttctctcccttccccagtaCTGAAGACTGGACCCACACAGGCTTAGGCTGTTCTGGTGTTTTCCATGAGGACAGCTGACTGACACCGGCTGGGCCACTGGAGCTGTGTGACATCTTGCCTGAACCTTTGACTCTGCTCTGCACCGACTCCTGGGCCTGACTCACTGCCCTCCCAGCATCAGTCTCTGACCCAGGCCTGAGACCAGCTGAATGATCATCTGGGAAGGGCTGCCAGGGAGACTTCTGGCTCTTCTGCCTGGCTTTTTTACGGGACCCTATTTCACCACTGAAAAACGGATCATTAAATGACTGCATGATGTTTGCCTTGGTGTCCCAGGCCTGAGAGCCAGCTTCCCATGCAAATCCGAAAAGgtcttctacctcctgggctggCCAGACTGGGAGCTGTAGCTCAGCAGCTGTAACGGGCTGACACCCTTTAGCaagtttctccacatccacttCCAAAGGCACGGCCAAATCACTG encodes:
- the LOC111536263 gene encoding putative transcription factor SPT20 homolog-like 2, giving the protein MASGQVQVLAADPEVQRVSLAPLRPEKAASGICGVLQVRMRIDGAQKVTPALTFTSSAALRDGKPKPQHRPLSHFTKAHAFSLLLGALFSVTMDRDLEQALNDAENITEIAQQRPPRRRYSPRAGKTLQEKLYDIYVEECGKEPEDPQELRSNVNLLEKLVRRESLPCLLVNLYPGNQGYSVMLQRKDGSFAETIPLPYDERTLLDYLDAEELPPALADVLDKASVNIFHSGCVIVEVHDYRQSSNMQPPGYQSRHILLNSAMPTLAHEVNTMARDVQKWSQEDIFPLESQLILETAEPLCLDPSVAVTSSTNRLLYNNQRMNTDLMKQCLQRYSWPSVRSQQEQSDCPPPPELRVSTSGQKEERKAGQPYELDIAKAGSCVDMWKHRSSDLAVPLEVDVEKLAKGCQPVTAAELQLPVWPAQEVEDLFGFAWEAGSQAWDTKANIMQSFNDPFFSGEIGSRKKARQKSQKSPWQPFPDDHSAGLRPGSETDAGRAVSQAQESVQSRVKGSGKMSHSSSGPAGVSQLSSWKTPEQPKPVWVQSSVLGKGEKHPPLCTQLPSSSGKNSSSNSFPPQQAGSSLKRPFPVATAAAAAAAAPPAPPAPPPPPPPPPPAAAAAASVAAAPAAAAAAAAAPSHSQKPSVCLIQASRPRPAARPPTRFVKIAPAIQVSTGSTGPKAVNVEGPVRRAQALGSSFEPVQASGLGGPAPAGISGSGLQSSGGPLLDARPSAAQASSQAPLQFFLNTPEGLRPLTLLQVPQGSMVLTSPQQQFHQLVSLQQLQQPTAAHCPQPGPQGSALGLSTQGQAFCAQQLLNVNPTGAGSGLQPQPQAAVLGLLGSAQVPQQGIQLPSVLRQQPQPQPLLLLLQPQPQPLLLLLQPQPQPLLLLPQPQPLLLLLQPQPQPLQPQPQPQGQPIQLQTQQLRVLQQPVFLATGAVPIVQPHPGGQAASQSVVQTKGGKPTPPAP